The Aedes aegypti strain LVP_AGWG chromosome 3, AaegL5.0 Primary Assembly, whole genome shotgun sequence genome contains a region encoding:
- the LOC5567266 gene encoding uncharacterized protein LOC5567266 — translation MDETKLIKIVLLSMLCQTTLGRPFSFPDGTRANGESRSRQEQHLEGRSIRGGYSQDKTPDIYSRYNVYEHEAEEEYRRTSTTFRPYVTFSTTRQAHNRAPNAHFNRLPPAKNDEPIEAESDDDYDDGDAQDGVDPPPEDAAEDFSSSSNGGVGSKPVTFNNLLYNFNTDKFGGLGNLFGENRHKYKHKFKRRRPGQPCIPYDLFNRLRTGRDSNGNRIDPKTLIPPLNLVLADVNYYSPSNNYNGHGVASDHTGSAGNGGAVFNNHFYDAVGGYPCTGGYKPIHRPHGGPLGFFGQGGLFDWTSSADSVQSDPGEGGTGNKPAVVFNLNDAIDTVATNWRPGESFQMMMKVIAEFISSVAGGAPVAAGDAVGDAVDTVRKVNKEFVSLFA, via the exons ATAAAAATTGTTCTTCTAAGTATGCTATGCCAGACAACTCTGGGACGACCGTTCTCGTTTCCGGACGGCACTCGGGCAAACGGTGAATCACGATCAAGACAGGAACAACACCTCGAAGGCCGCAGCATCCGAGGTGGTTACAGTCAAGACAAAACCCCGGACATCTACAGCCGGTACAACGTTTACGAGCACGAAGCCGAAGAGGAATATCGGAGAACATCGACTACATTCCGACCGTATGTTACCTTCAGTACAACTAGGCAGGCACACAATCGGGCGCCGAATGCTCACTTCAATAGACTTCCGCCGGCGAAGAATGACGAACCGATAGAGGCGGAGTCGgatgatgattatgatgacggaGATGCCCAGGATGGCGTCGACCCACCGCCGGAAGACGCCGCGGAAGATTTCAGCAGTAGCAGCAATGGGGGTGTTGGCAGTAAACCAGTCACCTTCAACAATCTGCTGTATAACTTCAACACCGATAAATTCGGAGGATTGGGTAACCTCTTCGGCGAGAACAGACACAAGTACAAACACAAATTCAAGCGGCGGAGACCCGGTCAACCGTGCATTCCGTATGATCTCTTCAACCGTCTCAGAACCGGGCGCGATTCCAACGGTAATCGAATCGATCCGAAAACTTTGATTCCACCGCTGAACCTGGTGCTGGCCGATGTGAACTACTACTCTCCATCGAATAACTACAACGGCCATGGGGTGGCCTCGGACCACACAGGTTCTGCAGGTAACGGTGGAGCCGTGTTCAACAACCATTTCTACGACGCCGTCGGAGGATATCCCTGCACGGGTGGATACAAACCGATCCACAGGCCACATGGAGGTCCTTTGGGATTCTTCGGACAGGGAGGACTGTTCGATTGGACCTCGTCAGCGGATTCCGTCCAAAGTGATCCCGGTGAGGGTGGAACGGGCAACAAACCGGCTGTGGTGTTCAATCTGAACGATGCCATCGATACAGTG gcaacaaacTGGAGACCTGGGGAGAGCTTCCAAATGATGATGAAAGTGATAGCAGAGTTCATATCGTCCGTTGCGGGAGGAGCTCCGGTTGCTGCTGGAGATGCTGTGGGAGACGCCGTGGATACCGTTCGGAAGGTTAACAAAGAGTTTGTCAGTCTGTTTGCTTAG
- the LOC23687429 gene encoding uncharacterized protein LOC23687429 translates to MFTKIGYGWRWVCVRWTAKIMQQISYFWSDKGPAGDCFWWLDVLLLLGGIHSESTATWAHERKIRIICRCLFAYHAVAFVLQLNDALYEEKKAALVVWELMKVIFIFVAYLKVVLVVQLKGSIATLRQFIRSNHICSGDIEYDELEQNKFNKIVRITIQVVFVLIIIDTLILSVPNFSNNDLLKLPHLLALTGMFPSYILKILLTSCLGISVIPKYFACTACVGAVLIGMRTRLRILAHRFEHISQQDFTSEEKAFECVNRDIQEALAQHLEYWSHLKAMKIMVSKTFLKVHYFSIVAIGSLIYVCCAMGVNGVTFVIGAGTVSFLMEYYLLCHLVDLLQDEADSIGYHIFRICAQIPYNSELRSEYVQLRTTLMIVWINTRNGISLNCLGLFEITTFTFVTLIDAAYSVLMFLIKMGKIVDTDG, encoded by the exons ATGTTCACTAAAATAGGCTATGGCTGGCGTTGGGTCTGTGTTAGGTGGACTGCTAAGATTATGCAGCAGATTTCTTACTTTTGGTCCGATAAGGGGCCTGCCGGTGATTGTTTTTGGTGGCTGGATGTGCTGTTACTTCTTGGAG GAATTCACAGTGAATCGACGGCAACTTGGGCTCACGAACGCAAGATTCGCATAATTTGTCGATGCTTGTTTGCTTACCATGCGGTCGCATTTGTGCTTCAATTAAATGATGCGTTATATGAAGAGAAGAAAGCGGCTCTCGTTGTTTGGGAACTGATGAAAGTTATCTTTATATTTGTGGCTTACTTGAAAGTGGTATTAGTAGTACAGCTTAAGGGATCGATTGCAACGTTGCGTCAGTTTATCCGCAGCAATCACATTTGTTCTGGTGATATAGAATATGATGAACTAGAGCAAAACAAGTTCAATAAGATTGTCAGAATAACCATTCAAGTCGTATTTGTTCTAATAATAATTGATACGCTTATTCTGTCGGTTCCAAACTTCTCGAATAATGATTTACTGAAATTACCACATCTTCTGGCGTTGACTGGAATGTTTCCATCGTACATTTTAAAAATCCTTCTCACTAGTTGTTTGGGAATTTCGGTAATACCAAAATACTTTGCTTGCACGGCATGTGTTGGAGCTGTTCTAATAGGAATGCGAACCAGGCTTAGAATCTTGGCTCATCGTTTTGAGCATATTTCACAGCAGGATTTTACGAGTGAAGAAAAGGCCTTTGAATGTGTCAACCGAGACATACAAGAAGCGTTAGCTCAGCACCTGGAATATTGGAG CCATTTGAAAGCGATGAAAATTATGGTGAGCAAAACATTTCTAAAGGTGCACTACTTTTCAATCGTTGCTATTGGATCATTGATTTATGTCTGCTGCGCAATGGGAGTAAACGGTGTGACATTTGTTATTGGTGCAGGAACCGTGTCGTTTTTAATGGAGTACTATTTGTTGTGTCATTTGGTTGATTTACTTCAGGACGAA GCTGACTCCATCGGATATCATATTTTTAGAATATGCGCCCAAATACCCTACAACTCAGAGTTACGTTCAGAATATGTTCAATTACGTACCACTCTGATGATTGTCTGGATCAACACTAGAAACGGCATATCGTTGAACTGCCTAGGACTCTTCGAAATCACCACATTCACCTTCGTAACCCTTATTGATGCAGCGTACTCGGTATTGATGTTCCTGATCAAAATGGGTAAGATTGTAGACACTGATGGGTGA
- the LOC110678721 gene encoding uncharacterized protein LOC110678721: protein MEQLEFRNTVRRTVQIIFGFIVVDTVLLVIPNSMKNDLLGLPHALTLMGRGTSEMLNFILASFLSVSSSPKYFSSTACVGVTLVGMRTKLRIISHRFKLISQQTFSSEEQCFKRINGEVKEALAQHLEYWSHLQTMKDLIGKMFFLVHYFSIFAVGALLYVCHEITPNSITLVIIAGTSSVLLEYFLLCCFVESLADEADAIEQYIFEISAQIPFCSNLRSEYVQLQSTLMIIWINTRNGMSMNCVGLFEINISAFAALVDVAYSVLMFLINMG from the exons ATGGAGCAACTGGAGTTTAGAAACACGGTTCGAAGAACCGTTCAAATCATTTTCGGCTTCATAGTTGTGGATACTGTTCTCTTGGTGATCCCAAActccatgaaaaatgatttacttggcttACCCCATGCACTAACGCTAATGGGTAGAGGAACATCGGAAATGCTAAATTTCATTCTGGCTAGTTTTTTGAGCGTTTCTTCTAgtccaaaatatttttccagtacGGCCTGTGTTGGAGTTACCCTCGTTGGAATGCGAACAAAACTAAGGATTATTTCTCATCGCTTCAAACTGATTTCACAGCAAACGTTCTCGAGCGAGGAGCAATGTTTCAAACGCATTAACGGAGAAGTGAAGGAAGCTTTGGCTCAGCATCTGGAGTATTGGAG CCATTTGCAGACGATGAAAGATTTaattggaaaaatgtttttcCTGGTTCATTATTTCTCGATTTTTGCTGTTGGGGCTCTGCTCTACGTCTGTCACGAGATAACGCCCAACAGTATTACGCTTGTCATTATTGCGGGAACCTCTTCCGTTTTATTGGAGTATTTTTTGTTGTGTTGCTTTGTTGAGTCTCTAGCGGATGAA GCTGATGCAATCGAGCAGTATATCTTCGAAATAAGTGCACAAATTCCTTTCTGTTCAAATCTACGTTCGGAGTACGTGCAGCTACAGAGCACGTTGATGATTATCTGGATAAACACCAGGAATGGGATGTCGATGAATTGCGTAGGGCTGTTTGAAATCAACATATCCGCCTTTGCGGCGCTCGTCGATGTTGCGTACTCCGTTTTGATGTTTCTGATAAACATGGGATAA